One Streptomyces sp. NBC_00554 DNA segment encodes these proteins:
- a CDS encoding CbiQ family ECF transporter T component: MTTGKDENTGKRLAWRGSTSAATAVGNRPAGRDGWAQPPTPGAAKTGARLRRRNLTPKATRTNAVHPVAWWIWALGLGTAATRTTNPLLLTLLIGVAGYVVAARRSEAPWARSYGAFVKLGIAVLGIRLAFAIVLGSPIPGTHVIVTLPEVPLPHWAQGIRIGGRVTAEGLVFALYDGLKLATLLICVGAANALANPARLLKSLPGALYEAGVAVVVALTFAPNLIADAQRLRAARRLRGRADRGLRGLLHVGLPVLEGALERSVALAAAMDARGYGRTAEVPPAVRRTTAALTLGGLLGVCAGTYGLLTAEGGTYGLPVLLAGLAAALGGLWLGGRRSLRTRYRPDAWGVRAWLVAGSGIAVAALLIVSASYDPSALRPGVVPLVAPTLPLRPAAAILLGLLPAFVTPAPARTPTPTPTPRKQPS, encoded by the coding sequence ATGACAACGGGCAAGGACGAAAACACCGGCAAACGGCTCGCCTGGCGGGGGAGCACGTCTGCTGCTACCGCTGTGGGCAATCGTCCCGCAGGGCGGGACGGGTGGGCACAGCCACCAACGCCGGGTGCCGCCAAAACCGGGGCCCGCCTCCGGCGCCGTAACCTCACGCCGAAGGCGACCCGCACCAACGCCGTCCACCCCGTCGCCTGGTGGATCTGGGCACTAGGCCTCGGAACAGCCGCCACCCGCACCACGAACCCACTCCTCCTCACCCTCCTCATCGGCGTAGCCGGATACGTAGTGGCGGCAAGGAGAAGCGAGGCCCCCTGGGCCCGCTCCTACGGCGCCTTCGTCAAGCTCGGCATAGCCGTCCTCGGCATCCGCCTCGCCTTCGCCATCGTCCTCGGCTCCCCCATCCCCGGCACGCACGTCATCGTCACCCTCCCCGAAGTCCCCCTCCCCCACTGGGCCCAAGGCATCCGGATCGGCGGCCGGGTCACCGCCGAAGGCCTGGTCTTCGCGCTGTACGACGGCCTGAAACTGGCCACGCTCCTCATCTGCGTAGGCGCGGCGAACGCCCTCGCCAACCCGGCGCGGCTGCTGAAGTCGCTGCCGGGCGCGCTGTACGAGGCGGGCGTAGCCGTAGTCGTCGCGCTGACCTTCGCGCCGAACCTGATCGCGGACGCCCAGCGGCTGCGCGCCGCCCGCCGTCTGCGGGGCCGCGCCGACCGGGGCCTGCGGGGCCTCCTGCACGTCGGACTCCCGGTCCTGGAGGGCGCGTTGGAACGCTCGGTCGCACTGGCGGCGGCGATGGACGCGCGCGGGTACGGCAGGACGGCCGAGGTACCGCCCGCCGTCCGCCGCACCACGGCCGCCCTGACGCTGGGCGGCCTGCTCGGCGTCTGCGCGGGAACGTACGGACTGCTGACCGCCGAAGGCGGGACGTACGGCCTGCCCGTGCTGCTCGCCGGGCTGGCCGCGGCGCTCGGCGGCCTGTGGCTGGGCGGCCGTCGTTCGCTGCGGACGCGGTACCGGCCGGACGCGTGGGGCGTACGGGCCTGGCTGGTCGCGGGTTCGGGGATCGCCGTCGCCGCTCTGCTGATCGTGTCCGCCTCGTACGACCCGTCGGCGCTGCGCCCGGGCGTCGTACCCCTGGTGGCCCCCACCCTCCCGCTCCGGCCGGCGGCGGCGATCCTGCTGGGCCTGCTGCCCGCCTTCGTCACCCCGGCTCCCGCCCGAACTCCCACTCCGACTCCGACTCCCAGGAAGCAACCCTCATGA
- a CDS encoding NB-ARC domain-containing protein, which produces MSDETSAGRKRVQSGASGSGGRPGGPGRPGNLLPETRSFVGRGEELAWLDGELEPGVGIGRLVSLVGVGGVGKTRLAARAAARVRDAYPDGVWLVELSALHTAGLVGLAVVEALRLADQSTGPVTEVVAEWAKGKRLLLILDSCEHVLADCVALAETLLPVLPGLRILVTSREQLGLPGERVLHVDPLPVADDAVALFAERAAAATGFALDDTNRPAVEAVCRHLDGIPLAIELAAVRLSELTLAELHGRLGEHLPSRLDLLTSPQAAGPPRHHTLRTAIGWSHELCAPLERLLWARLSVFADGFCLNAAEEVCAGGPLPAGRIAELLARLVEQSIVRRHRTDPARFQFLDTVREFGADWLRALGEEKDVRLRHRDHYRHLAREGCAEWNTGRQAAWCERVLTEHANFRAAMDCALTEPDSRVALAMAADAGFLWRHCGYLRDAQHCLDLVLATDPAPGPDRTRALWARGAVALLQGDLEVAAAWAQRCTEAAEAQGDPVAVVAAAYVEGGQLALSGRLPEAIDLLCRTARLPVREDAYGAAQLQVRVALSFAHMLRGDHGRARVVAEEVHEASVKCGESWAGAFADGIVAQADLAQGDVRAAVANARTALAGHTLMHNTVGAAMALDVLAAAVVAAGDGHRAARLLGIGERVWELTGRAQMDSPDLIATRRSHELRVRDEIGDLAYEKAYEEGHTMPYEEGLDYAAHGR; this is translated from the coding sequence GTGTCCGACGAGACGAGCGCGGGGCGAAAGCGGGTTCAGTCCGGGGCGAGCGGGAGCGGTGGTCGTCCGGGAGGCCCCGGCCGTCCTGGCAATCTGCTTCCGGAGACGCGGAGTTTCGTCGGGCGAGGTGAGGAACTCGCCTGGCTGGACGGGGAGTTGGAACCCGGAGTCGGTATCGGTCGGCTTGTGAGCCTCGTCGGGGTCGGCGGGGTCGGCAAGACACGGCTCGCGGCACGGGCCGCCGCCCGGGTCCGGGACGCCTACCCCGACGGCGTATGGCTGGTGGAGCTCTCCGCACTGCACACCGCGGGGCTGGTGGGCCTGGCCGTCGTGGAGGCGCTGCGGCTCGCGGACCAGTCGACGGGACCGGTCACCGAGGTGGTGGCCGAATGGGCCAAGGGCAAGCGGCTGCTGCTGATCCTCGACTCCTGCGAACACGTGCTCGCGGACTGCGTGGCGCTCGCCGAGACTCTGCTGCCGGTCCTGCCGGGGCTGCGCATCCTCGTCACCAGCCGGGAGCAGCTCGGCCTGCCGGGCGAGCGCGTCCTGCACGTGGATCCGCTGCCCGTCGCCGACGACGCGGTGGCCCTGTTCGCCGAACGCGCGGCCGCCGCCACCGGATTCGCCCTCGACGACACCAACCGCCCCGCGGTGGAAGCCGTCTGCCGCCACCTCGACGGCATCCCGCTCGCCATCGAACTCGCGGCCGTCCGCCTCTCGGAACTCACCCTGGCCGAACTGCACGGCCGCCTCGGCGAACACCTCCCCTCCCGGCTCGACCTGCTCACCTCCCCGCAGGCCGCGGGACCCCCGCGCCACCACACCCTCCGTACGGCCATCGGCTGGAGCCACGAGCTGTGCGCACCGCTGGAACGGCTGCTCTGGGCCCGCCTCTCGGTGTTCGCGGACGGCTTCTGCCTGAACGCCGCCGAGGAGGTCTGCGCGGGCGGCCCGCTGCCCGCCGGGCGGATCGCGGAACTGCTCGCCCGGCTCGTCGAGCAGTCCATCGTGCGACGCCACCGCACCGACCCCGCCCGCTTCCAGTTCCTCGACACCGTAAGGGAGTTCGGCGCGGACTGGCTGCGCGCCCTCGGCGAGGAGAAGGACGTACGCCTGCGCCACCGTGACCACTACCGGCACCTGGCCCGCGAGGGCTGCGCCGAGTGGAACACCGGACGCCAGGCGGCCTGGTGCGAGCGCGTCCTCACCGAACACGCCAACTTCCGCGCCGCCATGGACTGCGCGCTCACCGAACCCGACAGCCGAGTCGCCCTCGCCATGGCGGCCGACGCCGGTTTCCTCTGGCGGCACTGCGGCTATCTGCGCGACGCCCAGCACTGCCTGGACCTGGTGCTCGCCACCGACCCGGCCCCCGGACCCGATCGCACCCGCGCCCTGTGGGCACGCGGCGCGGTCGCGTTGCTCCAGGGCGACCTGGAGGTCGCGGCCGCCTGGGCGCAGCGGTGTACGGAGGCCGCCGAGGCGCAGGGCGATCCGGTGGCGGTGGTGGCCGCGGCGTACGTCGAGGGCGGCCAACTGGCCCTGAGCGGACGGCTGCCCGAGGCGATCGACCTGCTGTGCCGCACTGCCCGGCTGCCCGTCCGGGAGGACGCGTACGGCGCCGCACAGCTCCAGGTCCGCGTGGCGCTCTCCTTCGCACACATGCTGCGCGGCGACCACGGCAGGGCGCGTGTGGTGGCCGAGGAGGTGCACGAGGCAAGCGTGAAGTGCGGTGAGTCGTGGGCGGGCGCCTTCGCCGACGGCATCGTCGCCCAGGCGGACCTGGCCCAAGGTGACGTCCGCGCGGCGGTCGCCAACGCCCGCACCGCCCTGGCCGGACACACCCTGATGCACAACACGGTCGGCGCGGCCATGGCCCTCGACGTCCTCGCCGCCGCGGTCGTCGCGGCCGGCGACGGCCACCGGGCCGCCCGCCTCCTCGGCATCGGCGAACGCGTCTGGGAACTCACCGGCCGCGCCCAGATGGACTCACCCGACCTCATCGCCACCCGCCGCTCCCACGAACTCCGCGTCCGCGACGAGATCGGCGACCTGGCTTATGAGAAGGCGTACGAGGAGGGGCACACCATGCCGTACGAGGAGGGCCTCGACTACGCGGCCCACGGTCGCTGA
- a CDS encoding SDR family oxidoreductase — MRVFVTGATGFIGSAVVRELIDAGHQVLGLARSDESAASLTAAGAEVHRGALGDLDSLRAGAVAADGVIHTAFVHDFTDFANAARTDQRAIETLGEALTGTGRPFVVASGTAFAPGRLVTEEDGVPEATVVPRVSEQTALPFAERGVRVSAVRLPPTVHGEGDHGFVPMIIDIARAKGVSAYPGDGSNRWPAVHRLDAAHLFRLALEAAPAGARLHGVGEEGVPVRHIADIVGQQLKLPVTAVSREETADHFGWLGAILALDVPASSALTRKQLGWQPVQPGLIADLEEAHYFKD, encoded by the coding sequence ATGCGCGTGTTCGTCACCGGCGCGACCGGATTCATCGGCAGCGCCGTCGTCCGCGAGCTCATCGACGCCGGGCATCAGGTACTCGGCCTCGCCCGCTCGGACGAGTCCGCCGCGTCACTGACTGCCGCCGGGGCCGAGGTGCACCGCGGCGCCCTCGGTGACCTCGACAGCCTGCGGGCCGGAGCGGTGGCGGCGGACGGGGTGATCCACACCGCGTTCGTCCACGACTTCACCGACTTCGCGAACGCCGCCCGGACGGATCAGCGGGCCATCGAGACGCTCGGTGAGGCGCTCACTGGAACAGGCCGGCCCTTCGTCGTCGCCTCCGGGACCGCGTTCGCACCCGGCCGTCTCGTGACGGAGGAGGACGGTGTGCCCGAGGCGACCGTGGTGCCCCGGGTCTCGGAGCAGACGGCGCTGCCGTTCGCCGAGCGCGGTGTGCGCGTCTCGGCGGTGCGGCTCCCGCCAACGGTGCACGGCGAAGGTGATCACGGTTTCGTCCCGATGATCATCGACATCGCCCGGGCCAAGGGTGTTTCGGCCTACCCGGGCGACGGTTCCAACCGCTGGCCCGCCGTGCACCGGCTCGACGCCGCGCACCTGTTCCGGCTGGCTCTGGAAGCGGCGCCCGCGGGCGCACGACTGCACGGGGTCGGCGAGGAAGGCGTACCCGTCCGCCACATCGCCGACATCGTCGGACAGCAGCTGAAACTGCCGGTGACCGCCGTCTCCCGCGAGGAGACGGCGGACCACTTCGGCTGGCTCGGAGCCATCCTGGCGCTGGACGTCCCCGCGTCGAGCGCCCTGACACGGAAGCAGCTGGGATGGCAGCCCGTACAGCCCGGGCTCATCGCGGACCTTGAGGAAGCCCACTACTTCAAGGACTGA
- a CDS encoding SCO2322 family protein, protein MSRRGTPALVLAVLLLLLGTAEQAQAVGYRYWSFWDLTGGRWTYATQGPSTARPSDGDVQGFRFAVSEDSQQASKPRGGTDFASICAKSPAQQGKKRVALVIDFGTPTDAPSGETPPSPRTACARVPSDATSAEALASVAKPLRYDTNALLCAIAGYPSTGCADQISTTAKPKPTDQGGPSLGLLAGAAAVAALGGAAIWQSRRRRN, encoded by the coding sequence GTGAGCCGACGCGGTACGCCTGCCCTGGTCCTCGCCGTTCTCCTCCTCCTGCTCGGGACGGCGGAGCAGGCCCAGGCCGTCGGCTACCGCTACTGGTCCTTCTGGGACCTCACCGGCGGCCGGTGGACGTACGCGACGCAGGGGCCGTCGACCGCGCGGCCGTCCGACGGCGACGTCCAGGGTTTCCGCTTCGCGGTGAGCGAGGACTCGCAGCAGGCGTCGAAGCCCCGCGGCGGCACGGACTTCGCCTCCATCTGCGCCAAGTCGCCCGCCCAGCAGGGCAAGAAGCGCGTGGCCCTCGTCATCGACTTCGGTACGCCCACCGACGCGCCGTCCGGCGAGACCCCACCGTCCCCGCGTACGGCCTGCGCCCGCGTCCCCTCCGACGCCACCTCCGCCGAAGCCCTCGCCTCCGTCGCGAAACCCCTCCGCTACGACACCAACGCCCTCCTGTGCGCCATCGCGGGCTACCCGTCAACGGGCTGCGCCGACCAGATCTCCACCACCGCCAAGCCCAAACCGACTGACCAGGGCGGCCCGTCACTCGGCCTCCTGGCCGGAGCAGCAGCCGTCGCAGCACTGGGCGGAGCGGCAATCTGGCAGTCCCGACGCCGCCGAAACTGA
- a CDS encoding LysR family transcriptional regulator — MTDSSQSPPDLDLRLVRYFTVVAEHLHFGRAAEVLHINQPSLSRQIRRLEQQLGARLLDRTSQGSGLTEAGEVFLPRAKALLRSAAQAAAHTRAAAEPSRITIGYTMGIIVTPAVRALRRRHRDADVQALHVAWNERRGCLLDRRVDALVTRLPFPTDQLNVTVLYDEPRGLLMPVGHRLAGKESVTLDDIADEPLLRVPDADWNAFWRIDPRPDGSRAPDGPLVEDFENKLELVADGQAMTIIPAAAAGGHRPDLTMVPLHGVEPSHVVLATRADDRSRLVADFRTCAQSQLDGPSGGLDH, encoded by the coding sequence ATGACCGACTCGTCGCAGTCTCCGCCGGACCTCGATCTGCGGCTGGTGCGGTACTTCACCGTCGTCGCCGAGCACCTGCACTTCGGCCGTGCCGCCGAGGTCCTCCACATCAATCAGCCGTCCCTGAGCCGGCAGATCCGCCGCTTGGAGCAGCAGTTGGGCGCCCGGCTTCTCGACCGCACCTCGCAGGGCAGCGGGCTCACCGAGGCCGGGGAAGTCTTCCTGCCCCGGGCCAAGGCGCTGCTGCGGTCCGCCGCCCAGGCCGCGGCCCACACCCGTGCGGCCGCCGAGCCCAGCCGGATCACCATCGGGTACACGATGGGCATCATCGTCACCCCGGCGGTGCGCGCACTGCGGCGCCGGCACCGGGACGCCGACGTACAGGCCCTGCACGTGGCGTGGAACGAACGGCGCGGGTGCCTGCTCGATCGCCGAGTGGACGCGCTGGTGACCCGACTGCCGTTTCCGACCGACCAGTTGAACGTGACGGTCCTCTACGACGAGCCCCGAGGGTTGCTCATGCCCGTCGGACACCGCCTGGCAGGCAAGGAGTCCGTCACCCTCGACGACATCGCCGACGAACCCCTCCTCCGGGTGCCCGACGCGGACTGGAACGCCTTCTGGCGCATCGACCCCCGGCCCGACGGAAGCCGGGCACCCGACGGACCCCTCGTCGAGGACTTCGAGAACAAGCTCGAACTCGTCGCCGACGGCCAGGCCATGACCATCATCCCGGCCGCCGCCGCGGGCGGCCACCGCCCCGACCTCACCATGGTCCCCCTGCACGGCGTCGAGCCGAGCCACGTCGTACTGGCGACCCGCGCCGACGACCGCAGCCGCCTCGTGGCGGACTTCCGCACGTGCGCCCAGAGCCAACTCGACGGCCCGAGCGGGGGTCTCGACCACTGA
- a CDS encoding PP2C family protein-serine/threonine phosphatase, whose protein sequence is MAATGGGGEGGGGDESWPGDATRPARRLPAQPGIERTARRRLPAQLGIERRARRRLPTWLGVENRASDFKNQAPGFKNRARRRLSVPLAAEWRARWLLPAPLIACLLIAVPDLLVSRVPPLITLLLIGPLLACVSFGVRHTVVVCCWSAALGLAMGIGDGSVPGFDFGVQWSGLLLGCALTVYAARQRERLTMTLAQTREVARITQEAILRPISRTLDGTQVHTRYHCAARESTVGGDLYDVAVTPYGLRVLVGDVRGHGLDAVRLTAETIAGFRELAYTAPTLTALVGALDARLTPELGPEDFVTAVFAEFAPGEVRLVNCGHPPPLRSGHRVEFLEPLVPTPPLGLRPEPRQYRVRLQPGDRLLLYTDGLTEARDPEGTPFPVLGEAALALREPLPQEALHTLYTRLTAHTGTTLTDDLALVLCQPAASTIPVRVP, encoded by the coding sequence ATGGCCGCCACGGGCGGAGGCGGTGAAGGCGGTGGGGGCGACGAGAGTTGGCCCGGGGACGCCACGAGGCCGGCGCGACGGCTGCCGGCCCAGCCGGGTATTGAGAGAACGGCGCGGCGTCGGCTGCCGGCCCAGCTGGGCATCGAGAGACGGGCGCGGCGTCGGCTGCCGACCTGGCTTGGCGTCGAGAACCGGGCGTCGGACTTCAAGAACCAGGCGCCGGGCTTCAAGAACCGGGCGCGGCGACGGCTGTCGGTGCCGCTCGCGGCGGAGTGGCGGGCCCGGTGGCTGCTGCCCGCCCCGCTGATCGCCTGTCTGCTGATCGCCGTGCCTGATCTGCTCGTCTCCCGGGTGCCGCCGCTCATCACGCTGCTGCTGATCGGCCCGCTGCTCGCGTGCGTCAGTTTCGGGGTGCGGCACACCGTGGTGGTCTGCTGCTGGTCGGCGGCGCTGGGCCTGGCGATGGGGATCGGTGACGGTTCGGTGCCGGGTTTCGATTTCGGCGTGCAGTGGAGCGGACTGCTGCTCGGCTGCGCCCTCACCGTGTACGCGGCCCGGCAGCGCGAGCGTCTCACCATGACGCTGGCCCAGACCCGGGAGGTGGCCCGGATCACCCAGGAGGCGATCCTGCGGCCCATCTCCCGCACCCTCGACGGCACTCAGGTGCACACCCGGTACCACTGCGCCGCCCGCGAGTCGACCGTCGGCGGCGATCTGTACGACGTCGCGGTGACACCGTACGGACTGCGCGTCCTCGTCGGTGACGTACGCGGTCACGGCCTCGACGCCGTCCGGCTGACCGCCGAGACGATCGCGGGCTTCCGTGAACTCGCCTACACCGCGCCCACCCTGACCGCCCTGGTCGGCGCCCTGGACGCGCGCCTCACCCCGGAACTGGGCCCCGAGGACTTCGTCACCGCCGTGTTCGCCGAGTTCGCGCCCGGCGAGGTTCGCCTCGTCAACTGCGGCCACCCGCCGCCCCTGCGCTCCGGCCACCGCGTCGAGTTCCTCGAACCCCTGGTCCCCACACCGCCGTTGGGCCTGCGCCCGGAGCCCCGCCAGTACCGCGTACGCCTCCAGCCCGGCGACCGCCTTCTCCTGTACACCGACGGCCTGACCGAGGCCCGCGACCCGGAAGGCACCCCCTTCCCCGTCCTGGGCGAAGCCGCCCTGGCCCTGCGTGAACCCCTCCCCCAAGAGGCCCTCCACACCCTCTACACCCGCCTGACCGCCCACACCGGCACCACCCTCACCGACGACCTGGCCCTCGTCCTGTGCCAGCCGGCGGCATCGACGATCCCGGTACGCGTGCCGTGA
- a CDS encoding ABC transporter ATP-binding protein — protein MIRFEDVSVTYDGVAEPTVQGVDFEVPEGELVLLVGPSGVGKSTILGAVSGLVPHFTGGTLRGRVTVAGRDTRTHKPRELADVVGTVGQDPLSHFVTDTVEDELAYGMESLGLAPDVMRRRVEETLDLLGLADLRDRPIATLSGGQQQRVAIGSVLTPHPKVLVLDEPTSALDPAAAEEVLAVLQRLVHDLGTTVLLAEHRLERVIQYADQVVLLPSPGAAPLLGPPSEVMAVSPVYPPVVALGRLADWSPLPLTVRDARRRAGALRERLATPAPPPVRVSTPTPTPAPVAGPPRRARFLRKHTSEAPAPQHPAAVEALTVRRGRLEVLRRVDLTAAPGETIALMGRNGAGKSTLLGALVGLVEPAGGSVRVGGVVPHRAAPRDLVRRVGLVPQEPRDLLYADTVAAECAAADADAGAGPGTCRALVSELLPGIGDGTHPRDLSEGQRLALALAVVLTARPPLLLLDEPTRGLDYAAKARLVALLRTLAAEGHAIILATHDVELAAELAHRVVILADGEVVADGPTAEVVVASPSFAPQVTKILAPQPWLTVAQIREALS, from the coding sequence ATGATCCGCTTCGAGGATGTCTCCGTGACGTACGACGGGGTGGCCGAACCCACCGTCCAGGGCGTGGACTTCGAGGTCCCCGAGGGTGAACTCGTGCTGCTGGTCGGCCCGTCGGGGGTCGGCAAGTCGACGATCCTCGGCGCGGTCAGCGGTCTCGTCCCCCACTTCACCGGAGGCACTCTGCGCGGCCGGGTGACGGTCGCGGGCCGGGACACTCGCACGCACAAGCCCCGTGAACTCGCCGATGTCGTAGGGACGGTGGGCCAGGACCCGCTGTCCCACTTCGTCACGGACACGGTCGAGGACGAACTCGCGTACGGCATGGAGTCGTTGGGCCTGGCGCCGGACGTGATGCGCCGCCGCGTGGAGGAGACCCTGGACCTCCTCGGCCTCGCCGACCTCCGCGACCGCCCGATCGCGACGCTCTCCGGCGGCCAGCAGCAGCGCGTCGCCATCGGCTCGGTACTGACCCCGCACCCGAAGGTCCTGGTCCTCGACGAACCCACGTCGGCCCTCGACCCCGCCGCCGCCGAGGAGGTCCTCGCCGTCCTCCAACGCCTCGTCCACGACCTCGGCACCACGGTCCTCCTCGCCGAACACCGCCTGGAACGCGTCATCCAGTACGCCGACCAGGTCGTCCTCCTCCCCTCCCCCGGCGCCGCCCCACTCCTCGGCCCCCCGTCCGAGGTGATGGCGGTCTCCCCGGTATACCCACCGGTAGTAGCCCTGGGCCGCCTGGCCGACTGGTCCCCCCTACCCCTGACGGTCCGCGACGCCCGACGCAGGGCGGGCGCGCTACGGGAGCGGCTCGCGACGCCGGCTCCCCCACCCGTACGCGTATCCACACCCACACCCACACCCGCCCCCGTCGCCGGGCCACCCCGCCGTGCCCGTTTCCTGCGCAAGCACACCTCGGAAGCCCCAGCACCCCAGCACCCAGCCGCGGTCGAGGCCCTAACCGTCCGCCGCGGCCGCCTCGAGGTGCTCCGCCGCGTCGATCTCACCGCCGCCCCCGGCGAGACCATCGCGCTGATGGGACGGAACGGCGCCGGGAAATCCACGCTGCTCGGTGCGCTGGTCGGGCTGGTCGAGCCGGCGGGCGGATCCGTGCGGGTCGGCGGGGTGGTCCCGCATCGTGCCGCCCCGCGGGACCTCGTACGCCGCGTGGGCCTCGTACCGCAGGAACCGCGGGATCTGCTGTACGCGGACACGGTGGCCGCCGAGTGCGCGGCGGCCGACGCCGACGCGGGCGCCGGGCCCGGTACCTGCCGGGCGCTGGTGTCCGAGCTGCTGCCGGGCATCGGGGACGGCACGCACCCCCGTGACCTGTCGGAGGGCCAGCGGCTGGCGCTGGCGCTGGCCGTCGTGCTGACGGCCCGCCCCCCGCTGCTGCTCCTGGACGAGCCGACCCGCGGCCTCGACTACGCGGCCAAGGCCCGCCTGGTCGCTCTTCTGCGCACGCTGGCCGCCGAGGGGCACGCGATCATCCTGGCCACCCACGACGTGGAGCTCGCCGCCGAGCTCGCCCACCGTGTGGTGATCCTCGCGGACGGCGAGGTCGTCGCCGACGGCCCCACCGCCGAGGTGGTCGTCGCGTCCCCGTCCTTCGCCCCGCAGGTCACGAAGATCCTGGCCCCGCAGCCGTGGCTGACCGTCGCCCAGATCAGGGAGGCGCTCTCATGA
- a CDS encoding phosphotransferase gives MRTTGRLLGSGRTADVYEIDAAWVLRRDREGWGDATAEAAVMEHVRGHGFPVPGVRLATRTDLVMERLSGPTMLEAFGVGLLGPREAGVILAGLLRALHAVPARLSADPAVRVLHLDLHPDNVMLTPEGPKVIDWANTEEGPPGLDWGMSAVILAQVAVGGELHAEVAREALAAMLGDGTPGVTDAGLAEARRRRAANPTMSEAEVQVLGDAEELIRGLLPPQVLRP, from the coding sequence ATGAGGACGACGGGGAGACTGCTCGGCTCGGGACGCACGGCGGACGTCTACGAGATAGACGCCGCGTGGGTACTGCGGCGGGACCGCGAGGGGTGGGGCGACGCCACCGCCGAGGCCGCGGTGATGGAACACGTACGAGGTCACGGTTTTCCGGTGCCGGGTGTGCGGCTTGCGACCCGTACCGACCTGGTGATGGAGCGGCTGTCCGGGCCGACCATGCTGGAGGCGTTCGGAGTGGGGCTGCTCGGCCCCCGGGAGGCCGGTGTCATCCTCGCCGGGCTGCTGCGCGCGCTGCACGCCGTGCCCGCCCGGCTCTCCGCCGACCCCGCCGTGCGCGTCCTGCACCTGGACCTTCACCCCGACAACGTGATGCTCACCCCCGAGGGCCCGAAGGTCATCGACTGGGCCAACACCGAGGAGGGCCCGCCCGGACTCGACTGGGGCATGTCCGCCGTGATCCTCGCCCAGGTCGCCGTCGGCGGCGAACTCCACGCAGAGGTGGCTCGTGAAGCGCTGGCCGCGATGCTCGGGGACGGCACACCCGGCGTGACCGACGCCGGCCTCGCGGAGGCGAGGCGGCGACGGGCGGCCAATCCGACGATGAGCGAGGCGGAGGTCCAAGTCCTGGGGGATGCCGAGGAGTTGATCCGCGGGCTGCTGCCGCCCCAGGTGCTCAGGCCTTGA
- a CDS encoding prenyltransferase/squalene oxidase repeat-containing protein, protein MFVRRSAAVHATAHGRAHVAVRAAVLAAVSAATAVIGTAVAPAALADDASPSASPSQAFPSGLYGSTDPTYDGVWRQSLALLAQHTVGVKPAAKAVDWLTGQQCADGGFAPYRADATAKCDAKTMVDTNNTAAAVQALAALGGHDSETGKAVAWLKSVQNTDGGWGYVAGGASDANSTSVVIGALAATGEKPLAVTSKGGESPYDALAELSIACDADGGGAFAYQPDKKGKLAANTDATAAAVTGSLGKGFAGEAVKPAGDGASCKTTTGVDPEQTAQNGAAYLVAALAKDKYLTSALAGSEDQPDFGNTADAVVALTTAGHGDKAADSVRWLESNSAQWAAQSGPAAYAQLILAAQASGFDPRDFGGRDLVEQLGATGPAPQAAAKSTEESTAPSADEESDSDGPGVWWIVGVGLVAGIGVGFLISGRNKRQQL, encoded by the coding sequence ATGTTTGTTCGCCGCAGCGCCGCGGTACACGCCACGGCACACGGCAGGGCACACGTCGCGGTACGTGCCGCGGTGTTGGCCGCGGTATCGGCCGCCACCGCCGTGATCGGTACGGCCGTCGCGCCGGCCGCCCTGGCCGACGACGCGTCCCCTTCCGCCTCCCCTTCCCAGGCCTTCCCGTCCGGTCTGTACGGCTCCACCGACCCCACCTACGACGGCGTCTGGCGCCAGTCGCTGGCGCTGCTCGCCCAGCACACCGTGGGGGTGAAGCCCGCGGCCAAGGCCGTCGACTGGCTGACCGGACAGCAGTGCGCGGACGGAGGGTTCGCTCCGTACCGCGCCGACGCCACCGCCAAGTGCGACGCCAAGACGATGGTCGACACCAACAACACGGCGGCCGCCGTTCAGGCCCTCGCCGCCCTCGGCGGGCACGACTCCGAGACGGGCAAGGCCGTCGCCTGGCTGAAGTCCGTGCAGAACACGGACGGCGGGTGGGGATACGTCGCGGGCGGGGCGAGCGACGCGAACTCCACGTCCGTGGTGATCGGGGCGCTGGCCGCGACGGGCGAGAAGCCCTTGGCCGTGACGTCGAAGGGTGGCGAGTCTCCGTACGACGCCCTGGCGGAGCTGTCGATCGCCTGCGACGCGGACGGCGGCGGCGCCTTCGCCTACCAGCCGGACAAGAAGGGGAAGCTCGCGGCGAACACCGACGCGACCGCGGCGGCCGTGACCGGCTCGCTCGGCAAGGGCTTCGCCGGCGAAGCCGTGAAGCCGGCCGGGGACGGCGCCTCGTGCAAGACCACCACCGGTGTCGACCCCGAGCAGACCGCGCAGAACGGCGCCGCGTACCTCGTCGCAGCCCTCGCCAAGGACAAGTACCTCACGTCGGCGCTGGCCGGCTCCGAGGACCAGCCCGACTTCGGCAACACCGCGGACGCGGTCGTGGCGCTCACCACCGCCGGCCACGGCGACAAGGCGGCCGACTCGGTGCGCTGGCTGGAGAGCAACTCCGCGCAGTGGGCCGCGCAGAGCGGACCGGCCGCGTACGCGCAGCTGATCCTCGCCGCGCAGGCGAGCGGCTTCGATCCGCGCGACTTCGGCGGCCGGGACCTCGTCGAGCAGCTGGGCGCGACGGGTCCGGCGCCGCAGGCGGCCGCCAAGTCGACCGAGGAATCGACTGCCCCCAGCGCCGACGAGGAGAGCGACAGCGACGGGCCCGGCGTCTGGTGGATCGTCGGCGTCGGTCTCGTCGCCGGTATCGGCGTCGGCTTCCTGATCAGCGGCCGCAACAAGAGGCAGCAGCTGTGA